The following are from one region of the Coriobacteriia bacterium genome:
- a CDS encoding SDR family oxidoreductase: MTEPGDLAGRTIAITGASSGIGRAAAVELAQQGARVVLLVRDTARGETVREQIKQLSGEDARVRVVQCDLSSFASVGTAATEVLAACPELDVLVNNAGLIASARQLTADGHELTFQVNHLSHHLLTRLLRPALQAAQGRVVTVSSDAHYAAWRGLRFDDLTLERRWSPFGAYAHSKLANIMFAYELAVRLGGTGVTSNVMHPGMASTGFGQDGWGASGQLWGRFVPKLTAQEAADTLVYLCAATDVGTTTGAYFYRRRPKGSSPVSRDKRAWTRLWELSEHATWTGGEE; encoded by the coding sequence GTGACTGAACCCGGTGATCTTGCGGGGAGAACGATCGCAATCACCGGCGCATCGTCAGGCATCGGTCGCGCGGCCGCAGTGGAGTTGGCGCAGCAAGGCGCGCGCGTCGTGCTACTGGTTCGCGACACGGCTCGGGGCGAGACGGTGCGCGAGCAGATCAAGCAGCTGTCCGGCGAAGACGCACGGGTCCGGGTGGTGCAGTGCGACCTATCGTCGTTTGCCAGTGTAGGTACGGCGGCGACCGAGGTGCTCGCCGCCTGTCCTGAGCTTGATGTCCTGGTCAACAACGCCGGCCTCATCGCTTCGGCTCGCCAGCTCACCGCAGATGGGCACGAACTCACCTTTCAGGTGAACCACCTGTCGCACCATCTGCTCACGCGGCTGCTGCGCCCGGCGCTTCAGGCTGCGCAGGGTCGCGTCGTCACCGTCTCAAGCGATGCGCACTACGCCGCATGGCGCGGCCTGCGCTTCGACGACCTGACGCTTGAGCGGCGGTGGTCGCCGTTTGGCGCCTACGCACACTCCAAACTGGCCAACATCATGTTCGCCTACGAGCTCGCCGTGCGGCTTGGCGGTACCGGAGTGACATCCAACGTGATGCACCCGGGTATGGCCAGTACCGGATTCGGCCAAGATGGGTGGGGTGCCAGCGGCCAGTTGTGGGGTAGGTTCGTGCCCAAACTCACCGCACAAGAGGCGGCGGACACGCTCGTGTACCTGTGCGCGGCAACGGATGTCGGCACCACGACCGGTGCCTACTTCTACCGCCGCCGGCCCAAGGGTTCGTCTCCCGTCAGCCGTGACAAGCGCGCGTGGACTCGTCTGTGGGAGCTCTCTGAACACGCGACGTGGACAGGTGGGGAGGAATAG